The Pseudalkalibacillus hwajinpoensis DNA window CATCTTGGACAGACACGGTTCATCGACCCTGAGGACAAACCATTTCTTCAGTTACAGGACCGCCCGGAAGGCTATTACCGAGAAGACGGTCGTGTGATTGGAACGTATTTGCATCACCTGTTTCACAATGATGAATGGCGCACGATCTGGCTTAATCGCCTTCGTTTCAAAAAGGGCCATTCACCACAAGAACAGGTGAATCAGAAGGACGTGAAGGATCAGACGTACGACGATCTCGCCAACCAGCTCAAGCCCCATCTGAAATGGGAGCTAATCAAAGACATTCTATTTCAGCGTGATCACGTATGAGCTGGTGGCAGGGCTTTCTCATTAACCTGCAGTTCTTCACAATCATCCCGGTTCGCCGCGAAATCCCGATGGAACAGAAGCAGCTCAAGCGCTCGATTCAAACCTTTCCTGTTCTAGGGATACTTCAGGGAATCCTTTCTGCAGCGCTACTTTACGCGCTGATCGAATGGTCGCCATTTTCTACCTTAGCAGCCGCGTTTATTCTCTGGTTTTTCATGATTGCCCTAACAGGCGGCATCCATCTAGACGGCTGGATGGATGCGAGCGACGCGTTCTTTTCGTATCAGGATCTTGAAAAGCGGCTCGAGATCATGAAGGATCCGCGAACAGGCGCATTTGGCGTCCTGTCTGTGATCGTGCTTCTCAGTGCGCGATTTCTTTTCATATATGAAATCGCCCACCAGGCTGGTGCAATTTCCTATGTATTGATCGCAACCATCCCTTTCTTCAGTAAAAGTGTGATGGGCGCGTTTCTAGTCATGATCGCACCAGCAAAGGAAGAGGGGCTCGCTTTCTTTTTTCAAAAAGCGGTTCAGCGCTCGTGCTTATGGAGTTATCCTGTGTACTTCCTTTTAGCGGCTGGTGTGATGTTCGCCGTTTCAATCGAGACTCTTCTGTACTTTCTGGTGCTGACCGGCGTCACACTGCTGGTAGCGTGGCTAATGAAAAGAAAAATCACCACCTGGTTCAGAGGCATAACAGGAGATGTGCTTGGTGCAAGTGTTGAAGGAGTGGAGGTGTTCGTATGGATGACGCTGTGGTTATTGTATTATTTCGTCATGGGATAACAGAGGACAACCGACGCAGGGCTTATATTGGTTGGACAGATGTGCCTGTTGGTGAG harbors:
- the cobS gene encoding adenosylcobinamide-GDP ribazoletransferase; the protein is MSWWQGFLINLQFFTIIPVRREIPMEQKQLKRSIQTFPVLGILQGILSAALLYALIEWSPFSTLAAAFILWFFMIALTGGIHLDGWMDASDAFFSYQDLEKRLEIMKDPRTGAFGVLSVIVLLSARFLFIYEIAHQAGAISYVLIATIPFFSKSVMGAFLVMIAPAKEEGLAFFFQKAVQRSCLWSYPVYFLLAAGVMFAVSIETLLYFLVLTGVTLLVAWLMKRKITTWFRGITGDVLGASVEGVEVFVWMTLWLLYYFVMG